A stretch of the Capsicum annuum cultivar UCD-10X-F1 chromosome 8, UCD10Xv1.1, whole genome shotgun sequence genome encodes the following:
- the LOC107879629 gene encoding uncharacterized protein DDB_G0290685-like — protein MLKWQKKLLQDVGSNEQIADQDGNTNEQTPNEQDVGSNVQNADQDVRVAEQIADPDGNTNKQFPNKQDVDAAEQNGNQDRNANEPSPNDHDVGIAEQNAYPDGDTDEQVTNEPDVGATEQNADQYGGAN, from the exons ATGTTAAAGTGGCAGAAGAAGCTGTTGCAG GATGTAGGATCTAATGAGCAAATTGCTGATCAAGATGGAAACACCAATGAACAGACTCCTAACGAACAAGATGTGGGCTCTAATGTGCAAAATGCTGATCAAGATGTACGTGTTGCTGAGCAAATTGCTGATCCAGATGGAAACACTAATAAACAGTTTCCTAATAAACAAGATGTGGATGCTGCTGAGCAAAATGGTAATCAAGATAGAAATGCTAATGAACCGAGTCCTAATGATCACGATGTAGGTATTGCTGAGCAAAATGCTTATCCAGATGGAGACACTGATGAACAGGTTACTAATGAACCAGATGTGGGTGCTACTGAGCAAAATGCTGATCAATATGGAGGTGCTAATTAA